The Lucilia cuprina isolate Lc7/37 chromosome 5, ASM2204524v1, whole genome shotgun sequence genome includes a window with the following:
- the LOC111690935 gene encoding uncharacterized protein LOC111690935 isoform X3 — MDNLKMLPEYLFTVGHSMQDISRDDFSILNDGDAAAHPTDKDMCPTLIYRIQNTSPLNSPATNLPKQLNNDDNAAQSFAAVKLEDINTIDLFPSHSSTWQQHPINASHDIGHHRMFTNHNRFDHNNTKLLLQGSDDPLISHGANNVLSHDDDHPADFAKSFNTQTNSHIQHSLSKQSNQDTLPKLSNLQTVPQRPVKSGCSNLTKQQLKVKANLMSARNQQQQQSQSNTTSQNIPTTPPTVCQKQQRSQKTKNKKGATVKLRFHHQALPPEYLSHYEATQGQQRICKNQTKLNTTNQRGSSKSTNNLHKQSQPRNSHENVRSWLQKIAEIQRTANASKETQKTAQKLQYQSNKDKAYESERTTSIAPIDTNNNLQTQSGNEKQNICRLKQIDARNDHLMAEVSNISNAKRPHYSDLPYMGEITLDNCKPRRGRKPKKADICHLIYKNYGTILSKKTKPDNGCNYSPTIFNTDNHANKNEEYEQPLNLCLRDQLNDSYSISSGDELSETNSSCPTPVSTPLDYVRDSILANNLKNSLSNINEENTPKTSNKPSKSTSEEKLIHPITAYYQKLLESGVLLHNANGPFKTIQKDNQLALKIPIPSGLFLPQKIEKSTISPVTLNLEYPEQLSTPSSFKSDTSLATTISSATNQQQIAPQKRKRSAIFIPPMNVENKTNPVTEVSICKFKFTGGSKPTLQEKKMVSVDAGGNYRYFSGTGDKSSRGYEYFPRESLQHTAGLLPGVNCTGQKLSIDIPPPSAGLSNELLQIPESPTSSVMLSGRSLSGNTMADSISPKSTSFESNNVINKSLCGTT; from the exons TTGGCCATAGTATGCAAGACATTTCACGTGACGATTTCTCTATATTAAATGATGGTGATGCTGCAGCCCATCCTACCGACAAGGACATGTGTCCAACACTAATTTACAGAATTCAAAATACATCACCATTAAATTCTCCTGCCACAAACTTGCCAAAACAGTtaaataatgatgataatgCAGCACAATCATTTGCTGCTGTCAAATTGGAAGATATCAATACAATTGATTTATTTCCATCACATTCATCAACTTGGCAGCAACATCCCATTAATGCAAGTCATGACATAGGACACCATCGAATGTTTACAAATCACAATCGATTTGACCACAATAATACAAAGTTGTTACTGCAGGGATCCGATGATCCATTAATTAGTCATGGAGCCAATAATGTGTTATCGCATGATGATGATCATCCAGCCGATTttgcaaaaagttttaatacCCAAACTAATAGCCATATTCAACATTCTTTAAGCAAGCAAAGCAACCAAGACACATTACCTAAATTGTCCAATTTACAAACTGTCCCACAACGCCCTGTTAAAAGTGGATGCagtaatttaacaaaacaacagcTTAAAGTAAAAGCGAATCTTATGAGTGCTCGaaatcaacagcagcaacaaagtCAAAGTAATACAACATCACAAAATATACCCACAACCCCTCCTACAGTCTGTCAAAAGCAGCAACGTtctcaaaaaaccaaaaataagaaGGGCGCCACGGTTAAATTAAGATTTCATCATCAGGCATTGCCTCCAGAATATCTAAGTCATTACGAGGCAACTCAGGGCCAACAACGAATATGTAAAAATCAAACGAAACTCAATACAACTAATCAACGTGGTTCATCAAAGTCAACAAATAACCTTCATAAACAATCTCAACCGAGAAATTCTCATGAAAATGTGCGTAGTTGGCTTCAAAAGATTGCCGAAATTCAAAGGACCGCTAATGCATCAAAAGAGACACAAAAAACGGCACAAAAACTTCAATATCAATCTAACAAAGACAAAGCATATGAATCCGAGAGAACTACATCGATCGCCCCAATAGACACTAACAATAATCTCCAAACGCAAAGCGGCAATGaaaagcaaaatatatgcaGATTAAAACAGATTGACGCACGTAACGACCATTTGATGGCGGAAGTCAGTAACATTTCTAATGCTAAACGTCCACATTATTCCGATCTTCCTTATATGGGAGAAATAACACTCGATAATTGCAAACCACGAAGAGGTCGCAAGCCAAAAAAGGCTGATATTTGTCATTTAATATATAAGAATTACGGAACTATATTGTCGAAAAAAACCAAGCCCGATAATGGTTGTAATTATTCACCTACTATTTTTAATACGGACAATCATGCTAATAAAAATGAAGAATATGAACAACCATTAAATTTATGCTTACGCGACCAATTGAATGATTCCTATTCAATTTCAAGTGGAGATGAATTATCAGAAACAAATTCTAGCTGCCCTACACCTGTGAGCACCCCACTTGATTATGTTCGCGATTCCATTTTGGCTAATAATCTGAAGAACTCCTTAAGTAatataaatgaagaaaataCTCCTAAAACATCGAACAAACCTTCCAAGTCAACCAGtgaagaaaaattaatacatcCTATTACTGCTTACTACCAAAAACTGTTGGAGAGTGGGGTGCTTTTACACAACGCCAATGGTCCTTTCAAGACTATACAAAAAGACAATCAACTAGCTTTAAAAATTCCTATACCAAGTGGTCTTTTTCTGccacaaaaaatagaaaaatctaCGATTAGTCCTGTTACTCTAAACTTGGAATATCCGGAACAACTGTCAACGCCTTCTTCTTTCAAATCGGATACCTCTTTAGCAACTACTATAAGTTCTGCAACAAATCAACAGCAAATAGCTCCTCAAAAACGTAAGCGCTCGGCAATTTTTATACCTCCTATGAACgtcgaaaataaaacaaatccaGTCACTGAAGTTAGTAtatgcaaatttaaatttactggAGGTTCTAAGCCTACATTGCAAGAGAAAAAAATGGTATCTGTTGATGCGGGTGGCAATTATCGCTACTTTAGTGGAACTGGCGATAAATCTAGTAGGGGGTATGAATACTTTCCAAGAGAAAGTCTTCAGCATACTGCCGGTCTACTACCTGGAGTCAATTGTACTGGACAAAAACTATCGATAGATATACCACCACCCTCAGCTGGTTTAAGTAATGAACTATTACAAATTCCGGAGTCACCTACATCATCAGTGATGCTTTCTGGCAGATCTCTTAGTGGCAACACCATGGCGGATTCCATTTCACCAAAATCAACATCTTTTGAA TCCAACAACGTTATCAACAAGTCGCTGTGCGGAACAacgtaa
- the LOC111690935 gene encoding uncharacterized protein LOC111690935 isoform X1, which produces MDNLKMLPEYLFTVGHSMQDISRDDFSILNDGDAAAHPTDKDMCPTLIYRIQNTSPLNSPATNLPKQLNNDDNAAQSFAAVKLEDINTIDLFPSHSSTWQQHPINASHDIGHHRMFTNHNRFDHNNTKLLLQGSDDPLISHGANNVLSHDDDHPADFAKSFNTQTNSHIQHSLSKQSNQDTLPKLSNLQTVPQRPVKSGCSNLTKQQLKVKANLMSARNQQQQQSQSNTTSQNIPTTPPTVCQKQQRSQKTKNKKGATVKLRFHHQALPPEYLSHYEATQGQQRICKNQTKLNTTNQRGSSKSTNNLHKQSQPRNSHENVRSWLQKIAEIQRTANASKETQKTAQKLQYQSNKDKAYESERTTSIAPIDTNNNLQTQSGNEKQNICRLKQIDARNDHLMAEVSNISNAKRPHYSDLPYMGEITLDNCKPRRGRKPKKADICHLIYKNYGTILSKKTKPDNGCNYSPTIFNTDNHANKNEEYEQPLNLCLRDQLNDSYSISSGDELSETNSSCPTPVSTPLDYVRDSILANNLKNSLSNINEENTPKTSNKPSKSTSEEKLIHPITAYYQKLLESGVLLHNANGPFKTIQKDNQLALKIPIPSGLFLPQKIEKSTISPVTLNLEYPEQLSTPSSFKSDTSLATTISSATNQQQIAPQKRKRSAIFIPPMNVENKTNPVTEVSICKFKFTGGSKPTLQEKKMVSVDAGGNYRYFSGTGDKSSRGYEYFPRESLQHTAGLLPGVNCTGQKLSIDIPPPSAGLSNELLQIPESPTSSVMLSGRSLSGNTMADSISPKSTSFEVSKNEACSNSIKEYSSYSSSSPTTLSTSRCAEQRKNNIQQQQFRKSSQKEKLERTFKEQGFLIQTQQLESAEGATYCKFRQLKKFTRYLFRNWKDYLPDRLQEHTNTDALKSDDKESQ; this is translated from the coding sequence TTGGCCATAGTATGCAAGACATTTCACGTGACGATTTCTCTATATTAAATGATGGTGATGCTGCAGCCCATCCTACCGACAAGGACATGTGTCCAACACTAATTTACAGAATTCAAAATACATCACCATTAAATTCTCCTGCCACAAACTTGCCAAAACAGTtaaataatgatgataatgCAGCACAATCATTTGCTGCTGTCAAATTGGAAGATATCAATACAATTGATTTATTTCCATCACATTCATCAACTTGGCAGCAACATCCCATTAATGCAAGTCATGACATAGGACACCATCGAATGTTTACAAATCACAATCGATTTGACCACAATAATACAAAGTTGTTACTGCAGGGATCCGATGATCCATTAATTAGTCATGGAGCCAATAATGTGTTATCGCATGATGATGATCATCCAGCCGATTttgcaaaaagttttaatacCCAAACTAATAGCCATATTCAACATTCTTTAAGCAAGCAAAGCAACCAAGACACATTACCTAAATTGTCCAATTTACAAACTGTCCCACAACGCCCTGTTAAAAGTGGATGCagtaatttaacaaaacaacagcTTAAAGTAAAAGCGAATCTTATGAGTGCTCGaaatcaacagcagcaacaaagtCAAAGTAATACAACATCACAAAATATACCCACAACCCCTCCTACAGTCTGTCAAAAGCAGCAACGTtctcaaaaaaccaaaaataagaaGGGCGCCACGGTTAAATTAAGATTTCATCATCAGGCATTGCCTCCAGAATATCTAAGTCATTACGAGGCAACTCAGGGCCAACAACGAATATGTAAAAATCAAACGAAACTCAATACAACTAATCAACGTGGTTCATCAAAGTCAACAAATAACCTTCATAAACAATCTCAACCGAGAAATTCTCATGAAAATGTGCGTAGTTGGCTTCAAAAGATTGCCGAAATTCAAAGGACCGCTAATGCATCAAAAGAGACACAAAAAACGGCACAAAAACTTCAATATCAATCTAACAAAGACAAAGCATATGAATCCGAGAGAACTACATCGATCGCCCCAATAGACACTAACAATAATCTCCAAACGCAAAGCGGCAATGaaaagcaaaatatatgcaGATTAAAACAGATTGACGCACGTAACGACCATTTGATGGCGGAAGTCAGTAACATTTCTAATGCTAAACGTCCACATTATTCCGATCTTCCTTATATGGGAGAAATAACACTCGATAATTGCAAACCACGAAGAGGTCGCAAGCCAAAAAAGGCTGATATTTGTCATTTAATATATAAGAATTACGGAACTATATTGTCGAAAAAAACCAAGCCCGATAATGGTTGTAATTATTCACCTACTATTTTTAATACGGACAATCATGCTAATAAAAATGAAGAATATGAACAACCATTAAATTTATGCTTACGCGACCAATTGAATGATTCCTATTCAATTTCAAGTGGAGATGAATTATCAGAAACAAATTCTAGCTGCCCTACACCTGTGAGCACCCCACTTGATTATGTTCGCGATTCCATTTTGGCTAATAATCTGAAGAACTCCTTAAGTAatataaatgaagaaaataCTCCTAAAACATCGAACAAACCTTCCAAGTCAACCAGtgaagaaaaattaatacatcCTATTACTGCTTACTACCAAAAACTGTTGGAGAGTGGGGTGCTTTTACACAACGCCAATGGTCCTTTCAAGACTATACAAAAAGACAATCAACTAGCTTTAAAAATTCCTATACCAAGTGGTCTTTTTCTGccacaaaaaatagaaaaatctaCGATTAGTCCTGTTACTCTAAACTTGGAATATCCGGAACAACTGTCAACGCCTTCTTCTTTCAAATCGGATACCTCTTTAGCAACTACTATAAGTTCTGCAACAAATCAACAGCAAATAGCTCCTCAAAAACGTAAGCGCTCGGCAATTTTTATACCTCCTATGAACgtcgaaaataaaacaaatccaGTCACTGAAGTTAGTAtatgcaaatttaaatttactggAGGTTCTAAGCCTACATTGCAAGAGAAAAAAATGGTATCTGTTGATGCGGGTGGCAATTATCGCTACTTTAGTGGAACTGGCGATAAATCTAGTAGGGGGTATGAATACTTTCCAAGAGAAAGTCTTCAGCATACTGCCGGTCTACTACCTGGAGTCAATTGTACTGGACAAAAACTATCGATAGATATACCACCACCCTCAGCTGGTTTAAGTAATGAACTATTACAAATTCCGGAGTCACCTACATCATCAGTGATGCTTTCTGGCAGATCTCTTAGTGGCAACACCATGGCGGATTCCATTTCACCAAAATCAACATCTTTTGAAGTGAGTAAAAATGAAGCATGTTCAAATTCTATTAAGGAATATTCATCCTATTCATCTTCTAGTCCAACAACGTTATCAACAAGTCGCTGTGCGGAACAacgtaaaaataatattcaacagCAACAGTTTAGAAAATCAAGCCAAAAGGAAAAACTGGAAAGGACATTTAAAGAACAAGGATTTCTTATACAGACGCAACAATTGGAATCTGCAGAAGGTGCAACGTATTGCAAATTTAGGCAACTGAAAAAATTCACACGTTATTTATTTCGTAATTGGAAAGATTATTTGCCAGACAGATTGCAAGAACATACAAATACTGATGCATTAAAATCGGATGATAAGGAATCACAATAA
- the LOC111690935 gene encoding uncharacterized protein LOC111690935 isoform X2, with protein MQDISRDDFSILNDGDAAAHPTDKDMCPTLIYRIQNTSPLNSPATNLPKQLNNDDNAAQSFAAVKLEDINTIDLFPSHSSTWQQHPINASHDIGHHRMFTNHNRFDHNNTKLLLQGSDDPLISHGANNVLSHDDDHPADFAKSFNTQTNSHIQHSLSKQSNQDTLPKLSNLQTVPQRPVKSGCSNLTKQQLKVKANLMSARNQQQQQSQSNTTSQNIPTTPPTVCQKQQRSQKTKNKKGATVKLRFHHQALPPEYLSHYEATQGQQRICKNQTKLNTTNQRGSSKSTNNLHKQSQPRNSHENVRSWLQKIAEIQRTANASKETQKTAQKLQYQSNKDKAYESERTTSIAPIDTNNNLQTQSGNEKQNICRLKQIDARNDHLMAEVSNISNAKRPHYSDLPYMGEITLDNCKPRRGRKPKKADICHLIYKNYGTILSKKTKPDNGCNYSPTIFNTDNHANKNEEYEQPLNLCLRDQLNDSYSISSGDELSETNSSCPTPVSTPLDYVRDSILANNLKNSLSNINEENTPKTSNKPSKSTSEEKLIHPITAYYQKLLESGVLLHNANGPFKTIQKDNQLALKIPIPSGLFLPQKIEKSTISPVTLNLEYPEQLSTPSSFKSDTSLATTISSATNQQQIAPQKRKRSAIFIPPMNVENKTNPVTEVSICKFKFTGGSKPTLQEKKMVSVDAGGNYRYFSGTGDKSSRGYEYFPRESLQHTAGLLPGVNCTGQKLSIDIPPPSAGLSNELLQIPESPTSSVMLSGRSLSGNTMADSISPKSTSFEVSKNEACSNSIKEYSSYSSSSPTTLSTSRCAEQRKNNIQQQQFRKSSQKEKLERTFKEQGFLIQTQQLESAEGATYCKFRQLKKFTRYLFRNWKDYLPDRLQEHTNTDALKSDDKESQ; from the coding sequence ATGCAAGACATTTCACGTGACGATTTCTCTATATTAAATGATGGTGATGCTGCAGCCCATCCTACCGACAAGGACATGTGTCCAACACTAATTTACAGAATTCAAAATACATCACCATTAAATTCTCCTGCCACAAACTTGCCAAAACAGTtaaataatgatgataatgCAGCACAATCATTTGCTGCTGTCAAATTGGAAGATATCAATACAATTGATTTATTTCCATCACATTCATCAACTTGGCAGCAACATCCCATTAATGCAAGTCATGACATAGGACACCATCGAATGTTTACAAATCACAATCGATTTGACCACAATAATACAAAGTTGTTACTGCAGGGATCCGATGATCCATTAATTAGTCATGGAGCCAATAATGTGTTATCGCATGATGATGATCATCCAGCCGATTttgcaaaaagttttaatacCCAAACTAATAGCCATATTCAACATTCTTTAAGCAAGCAAAGCAACCAAGACACATTACCTAAATTGTCCAATTTACAAACTGTCCCACAACGCCCTGTTAAAAGTGGATGCagtaatttaacaaaacaacagcTTAAAGTAAAAGCGAATCTTATGAGTGCTCGaaatcaacagcagcaacaaagtCAAAGTAATACAACATCACAAAATATACCCACAACCCCTCCTACAGTCTGTCAAAAGCAGCAACGTtctcaaaaaaccaaaaataagaaGGGCGCCACGGTTAAATTAAGATTTCATCATCAGGCATTGCCTCCAGAATATCTAAGTCATTACGAGGCAACTCAGGGCCAACAACGAATATGTAAAAATCAAACGAAACTCAATACAACTAATCAACGTGGTTCATCAAAGTCAACAAATAACCTTCATAAACAATCTCAACCGAGAAATTCTCATGAAAATGTGCGTAGTTGGCTTCAAAAGATTGCCGAAATTCAAAGGACCGCTAATGCATCAAAAGAGACACAAAAAACGGCACAAAAACTTCAATATCAATCTAACAAAGACAAAGCATATGAATCCGAGAGAACTACATCGATCGCCCCAATAGACACTAACAATAATCTCCAAACGCAAAGCGGCAATGaaaagcaaaatatatgcaGATTAAAACAGATTGACGCACGTAACGACCATTTGATGGCGGAAGTCAGTAACATTTCTAATGCTAAACGTCCACATTATTCCGATCTTCCTTATATGGGAGAAATAACACTCGATAATTGCAAACCACGAAGAGGTCGCAAGCCAAAAAAGGCTGATATTTGTCATTTAATATATAAGAATTACGGAACTATATTGTCGAAAAAAACCAAGCCCGATAATGGTTGTAATTATTCACCTACTATTTTTAATACGGACAATCATGCTAATAAAAATGAAGAATATGAACAACCATTAAATTTATGCTTACGCGACCAATTGAATGATTCCTATTCAATTTCAAGTGGAGATGAATTATCAGAAACAAATTCTAGCTGCCCTACACCTGTGAGCACCCCACTTGATTATGTTCGCGATTCCATTTTGGCTAATAATCTGAAGAACTCCTTAAGTAatataaatgaagaaaataCTCCTAAAACATCGAACAAACCTTCCAAGTCAACCAGtgaagaaaaattaatacatcCTATTACTGCTTACTACCAAAAACTGTTGGAGAGTGGGGTGCTTTTACACAACGCCAATGGTCCTTTCAAGACTATACAAAAAGACAATCAACTAGCTTTAAAAATTCCTATACCAAGTGGTCTTTTTCTGccacaaaaaatagaaaaatctaCGATTAGTCCTGTTACTCTAAACTTGGAATATCCGGAACAACTGTCAACGCCTTCTTCTTTCAAATCGGATACCTCTTTAGCAACTACTATAAGTTCTGCAACAAATCAACAGCAAATAGCTCCTCAAAAACGTAAGCGCTCGGCAATTTTTATACCTCCTATGAACgtcgaaaataaaacaaatccaGTCACTGAAGTTAGTAtatgcaaatttaaatttactggAGGTTCTAAGCCTACATTGCAAGAGAAAAAAATGGTATCTGTTGATGCGGGTGGCAATTATCGCTACTTTAGTGGAACTGGCGATAAATCTAGTAGGGGGTATGAATACTTTCCAAGAGAAAGTCTTCAGCATACTGCCGGTCTACTACCTGGAGTCAATTGTACTGGACAAAAACTATCGATAGATATACCACCACCCTCAGCTGGTTTAAGTAATGAACTATTACAAATTCCGGAGTCACCTACATCATCAGTGATGCTTTCTGGCAGATCTCTTAGTGGCAACACCATGGCGGATTCCATTTCACCAAAATCAACATCTTTTGAAGTGAGTAAAAATGAAGCATGTTCAAATTCTATTAAGGAATATTCATCCTATTCATCTTCTAGTCCAACAACGTTATCAACAAGTCGCTGTGCGGAACAacgtaaaaataatattcaacagCAACAGTTTAGAAAATCAAGCCAAAAGGAAAAACTGGAAAGGACATTTAAAGAACAAGGATTTCTTATACAGACGCAACAATTGGAATCTGCAGAAGGTGCAACGTATTGCAAATTTAGGCAACTGAAAAAATTCACACGTTATTTATTTCGTAATTGGAAAGATTATTTGCCAGACAGATTGCAAGAACATACAAATACTGATGCATTAAAATCGGATGATAAGGAATCACAATAA
- the LOC111690848 gene encoding liprin-beta-2: MDVKTSTEASKMLEAALQQMDGIISNASANSQNGGGSSLPRTDQIQNMSSLSINTENGSANTLNERSIISAENVLSTAKTLALALQQVGLTAPAPDPVTAAIISDWLECHIPRQDSDERLRRLQRDKESISLQYRMVADKVCEQADKILELERLLSEKTQQLSAKDELLQRQLCTRSELETQKLELMSALSELKLHRAALEKENLELKNFENLSISKEQLKHFTAPFGSMGNLTQLNFSNKSGHSPKTPPTALRHQIHPLYHSLPRSQCYKNGNKPKLPINPNHNNNNNNGNISKQRNVVFASNEKILIDDTSIQNDSSDLMFNSFTSNSNVNSTPSPTLKERSAKSLRNIFGKLRRSNSGNLELPALEQAEPEFRRGDRARATAGGRIEWATQFSINSNKNWSEWSEQEVCNWLNEIGLACYEEDCRKWLKNKPSVCFFTASPVDIEKELCLKSPLHRKKIMLAIDELTSKELDHLSLKAAQLDIGWVMRWLDDIGLPQYKDNFLQAKIDGRMLHRLTMEDLVQLQVTSCLHIASLRRAIQCMRETEWNPDCLIRRSTKISKRNSTELDENTSNNEELDTSIEFISLWTAHRVMEWLRVADLSEYAPNLRGAGVHGALMLYEPRFNADLLADLLSIPPSKTLLRRHLATHFKELLGRDVIHAKRDAEAQIGYQPLTITAKIRPPKKTQFSLKRRKSTKGLQCGSNEIEWTDYVCPMNTSNNTHNNSATSSSTTSTNTSEQAQ, encoded by the exons ATGGATGTCAAAACATCGACAGAGGCTAGTAAAATGTTAGAGGCCGCTTTACAACAAATGGATGGCATTATTTCGAATGCCTCTGCAAACAGCCAAAATGGAGGTGGGTCTTCCCTTCCCCGTACAGATCAAATACAAAACATGTCAAGCCTATCAATTAATACTGAAAACGGAAGTGCGAATACTTTAAATGAACGTAGTATTATATCAGCGGAAAATGTACTATCAACGGCTAAAACTTTGGCTTTGGCATTGCAACAG GTTGGATTAACTGCCCCGGCACCAGACCCCGTAACTGCTGCAATTATAAGTGATTGGCTGGAGTGTCATATACCTCGCCAAGATTCCGACGAGCGATTGCGCCGATTACAACGGGATAAAGAATCAATATCTCTTCAATATCGAATGGTAGCTGATAAAGTATGCGAACAGGCAGATAAAATTCTAGAGCTTGAACGTTTGTTGTCTGAAAAAACGCAGCAATTAAGTGCCAAAGATGAACTTTTACAAAGACAATTATGCACACGTTCGGAATTGGAAACTCAAAAACTAGAGCTCATGTCAGCATTGAGCGAGCTAAAGTTGCATAGAGCGGCtttggaaaaagaaaatttggaattgaaaaattttgaaaacttaagtATCTCCAAAGAGCAGTTAAAACATTTTACCGCTCCATTCGGTAGTATGGGTAACTTGACTCAGTTGAATTTCTCAAACAAAAGTGGACATTCTCCAAAGACGCCTCCAACTGCTTTACGACATCAAATACATCCTTTATATCACAGCTTACCACGTTCACAATGCTATAAGAATGGAAATAAGCCAAAATTGCCTATAAATCCAAatcataacaataacaacaacaatggaAACATAAGTAAGCAACGTAATGTTGTATTTGCTTCGAACGAAAAAATTCTTATTGATGACACCAGTATTCAAAATGATTCATCGGATCTGATGTTTAATAGTTTCACGAGCAATTCAAATGTCAATTCGACACCTTCACCAACTTTAAAAGAAAGATCAGCTAAAAGTTtacgaaatatttttggtaaattaagGCGTAGTAATAGTGGCAATTTGGAATTACCTGCTCTAGAACAAGCAGAACCTGAATTTCGTCGAGGGGATCGAGCAAGAGCAACGGCCGGTGGTCGTATAGAATGGGCtacacaattttcaataaattcaaataaGAATTGGTCGGAATGGTCTGAGCAAGAAGTTTGTAATTGGCTAAACGAAATAGGCTTGGCGTGTTATGAAGAAGATTGCAG AAAGTGGCTAAAAAACAAACCTTCAGTATGCTTTTTTACTGCATCGCCTGTGGACATTGAAAaagaattatgtttaaaatctcCTTTACATCGGAAAAAAATCATGCTTGCTATTGATGAACTCACAAGTAAAGAATTAGACCATTTATCTTTGAAAGCAGCACAATTAGACATTGGCTGGGTTATGCGATGGTTGGATGACATTGGGTTACCACAGTACAAAGATAATTTCTTACAAGCTAAAATTGATGGACGGATGTTACATCGCTTAACAATGGAAGATTTGGTACAGTTGCAAGTTACATCTTGTCTTCACATAGCGTCTCTTAGAAGAGCTATACAATGTATGCGTGAAACTGAATGGAATCCTGATTGTTTAATTAGGAGatcaacaaaaatatcaaagaGAAATAGCACGGAGTTGGACGAAAATACAAGTAATAATGAGGAATTGGATACAAGTATTGAATTCATATCATTATGGACAGCCCATCGGGTTATGGAATGGTTACGTGTTGCCGACTTATCAGAGTATGCGCCAAATTTAAGAGGAGCAGGTGTTCATGGTGCCTTAATGCTTTATGAGCCTCGATTTAATGCGGATTTGTTAGCAGACTTATTGAGTATACCGCCAAGCAAGACATTATTACGCAGACATTTAGCTACCCATTTTAAAGAACTGTTAGGACGAGATGTTATACATGCCAAGCGTGATGCAGAGGCACAAATTGGTTACCAACCTTTAACTATAACTGCTAAAATAAGACCACCTAAAAAGactcaattttctttaaaacgaaGAAAATCCACCAAAGGTCTTCAATGTGGTTCGAACGAAATTGAGTGGACCGATTATGTCTGTCCTATGAACACTTCGAACAATACACACAATAATTCGGCAACGTCTTCATCGACAACCTCTACAAATACTTCAGAACAAgcgcaataa